From the genome of Fervidobacterium thailandense, one region includes:
- the rd gene encoding rubredoxin — MKYRCTVCGYIYDPEVGDPDNGINPGTPFENLPDDWTCPVCGVSKDMFEPLEE, encoded by the coding sequence ATGAAGTACAGGTGCACGGTGTGCGGTTACATTTACGATCCAGAAGTTGGAGATCCAGACAACGGTATCAATCCGGGAACTCCTTTTGAGAATCTACCTGACGATTGGACCTGCCCGGTCTGTGGGGTTAGCAAGGATATGTTCGAACCCCTCGAGGAGTGA